A window of the Desulfomicrobium macestii genome harbors these coding sequences:
- a CDS encoding RNA-guided endonuclease InsQ/TnpB family protein, producing the protein MSKATRNCTLRLYPTAKQVRQLESWLELHRLLYNQSLAERRDAWREEKRSVSYNEQQNALPAMKAEKTWYLPLGSHALQETVRRVDRAFKAFFRRLKSGQKPGYPRFRAKDRFDSFTYPCVAGWKLTELGGGRGVLVVSNLGHIKLRGTCRVNLLGLDRKQMTCCTIRRDRDKWYATITYSTTLSVLARPVAKDPESMTGLDAGLQSLGVLAEGARILRKRHFDEDAAKIRTASRSVSRKKKGSSNRRKAVRELSRIHERVANRRKDYLDKRAARLVSTTAFLAVEDLAVKNMMAKGGKRKRGLNRTMADAALGRFLAMLGSKAEEAGCEFVRVNPKGTTQECSRCGTTVLKDLSVRVHDCPHCGLVMDRDQNAAINILFRGLALAGREPSEVWRGVRLGPQAEQPCRSTKPRLCSNA; encoded by the coding sequence ATGTCGAAGGCAACAAGAAATTGCACATTGAGGCTGTATCCGACAGCCAAACAAGTCAGGCAGCTTGAGTCCTGGCTTGAGTTGCATCGACTGCTCTACAACCAGAGCCTCGCCGAGCGCCGGGACGCCTGGCGCGAGGAAAAACGCTCCGTCTCCTACAACGAGCAGCAGAACGCGCTGCCCGCCATGAAGGCGGAGAAGACATGGTATCTGCCGCTCGGGTCTCACGCCCTGCAGGAAACCGTCAGGCGCGTGGACCGGGCGTTCAAAGCGTTTTTCCGTCGCCTGAAGAGCGGGCAGAAGCCCGGGTATCCGCGCTTCAGGGCCAAGGACCGCTTCGACAGTTTCACCTATCCCTGCGTAGCGGGCTGGAAGCTGACTGAGCTTGGTGGTGGCCGCGGCGTCCTTGTCGTGTCCAATCTTGGCCACATCAAGCTTCGGGGCACGTGTCGCGTGAACCTCCTGGGCCTGGATCGGAAGCAGATGACCTGCTGTACGATCCGCAGGGACCGGGACAAGTGGTACGCGACCATCACCTACAGCACTACGCTTTCGGTTCTTGCCCGGCCCGTCGCCAAGGACCCCGAGTCCATGACCGGACTCGATGCCGGACTCCAATCGCTTGGCGTCCTGGCTGAAGGCGCCAGAATCCTGCGCAAGCGCCATTTTGATGAGGATGCGGCCAAAATCAGGACCGCCAGCCGTAGCGTCTCGCGGAAGAAGAAAGGCTCATCGAACCGCAGGAAGGCTGTGCGCGAACTCTCGCGCATTCATGAGCGCGTCGCGAACCGACGCAAGGACTATTTGGACAAAAGGGCAGCCAGGCTCGTTTCAACCACTGCCTTTTTGGCGGTGGAGGACCTGGCGGTCAAAAACATGATGGCAAAAGGCGGCAAGCGGAAGCGTGGACTGAACAGGACCATGGCTGACGCAGCCCTTGGGCGTTTCCTGGCGATGCTCGGCAGCAAAGCGGAAGAGGCTGGCTGCGAGTTCGTCAGAGTGAACCCCAAGGGTACGACGCAGGAGTGCAGCCGATGCGGGACAACGGTCCTCAAGGACCTTTCCGTCCGTGTTCACGACTGCCCCCATTGCGGCTTGGTCATGGACCGCGACCAGAACGCCGCCATCAACATACTTTTCCGGGGCTTAGCCCTGGCCGGCCGGGAACCGTCCGAGGTGTGGAGGGGTGTGAGACTTGGCCCACAAGCCGAGCAACCCTGTCGAAGCACGAAACCCCGCCTATGCAGCAACGCATAG
- the tnpA gene encoding IS200/IS605 family transposase, which translates to MEKSTLNTYSHCSFRIIYHIVFVTKYRRPVLTDTMRDRLKELFSRICDNAKCVLVEMDGEADHVHLLVDASPNVQPSRLVNTLKTISSRELRKEFAVELARHYWKPVLWARAYCVLSAGGAPLDVIRKYIQNQDKDTD; encoded by the coding sequence ATGGAAAAGTCAACATTAAATACGTATTCTCACTGCTCTTTCAGGATAATTTATCACATAGTTTTTGTGACTAAATACCGGAGACCGGTACTGACCGACACCATGCGCGATCGTCTGAAAGAGCTGTTCAGCCGCATCTGCGACAACGCCAAGTGTGTTCTGGTCGAGATGGACGGCGAGGCCGACCACGTCCATCTGCTCGTGGACGCGAGCCCGAATGTCCAACCGTCGCGACTCGTGAATACGCTCAAGACCATCAGTTCCCGAGAACTGCGCAAGGAATTCGCAGTGGAGTTGGCGAGACACTATTGGAAGCCAGTCCTGTGGGCGCGAGCGTACTGCGTCCTCTCCGCGGGCGGAGCTCCGCTTGATGTGATCAGGAAATACATCCAGAATCAGGACAAAGACACCGACTAA